From a region of the Myroides sp. JBRI-B21084 genome:
- the rluF gene encoding 23S rRNA pseudouridine(2604) synthase RluF has protein sequence MEQEGKRINKFLSEVGYCSRREADKLLEQGRITINGKIPELGTKVTPTDIIHVNGKLITSKEDPKIYLALNKPVGIECTTNQTVKGNIVDFVNYHERIFPVGRLDKDSEGLIIMTNDGDIVNKILRARNNHEKEYIVTVNKTITDRFIERMSAGVPILDSITKECKVEKISSTTFRIFLTQGLNRQIRRMCEYFDYEVIALKRIRIMNISLDVPTGKYREISQSEMNELNRLISESIKTEEGSLPKIAKTSEHKNQEPSKTRKEFKKKFPEQRPLRNERRNRNN, from the coding sequence ATGGAACAAGAAGGAAAAAGAATAAATAAATTTTTATCAGAAGTAGGTTATTGCTCGCGTAGAGAAGCCGATAAATTATTAGAACAAGGCAGAATTACTATTAATGGTAAAATTCCAGAATTAGGCACCAAAGTTACCCCTACCGATATTATTCATGTAAACGGTAAATTAATCACTTCAAAAGAAGATCCAAAAATATATTTAGCACTTAACAAACCGGTAGGAATAGAGTGCACAACTAATCAAACTGTAAAAGGCAATATCGTAGATTTTGTAAACTATCACGAAAGAATTTTTCCTGTTGGAAGGCTCGATAAAGACTCTGAAGGATTAATAATTATGACAAACGACGGTGATATTGTTAACAAAATACTTCGTGCACGTAACAATCACGAAAAAGAATATATTGTTACCGTTAACAAAACCATTACCGACCGTTTCATTGAAAGAATGAGTGCGGGTGTACCTATTTTAGATTCTATTACTAAAGAATGTAAAGTAGAAAAAATAAGCAGTACCACTTTTAGAATCTTTTTAACACAAGGTTTAAACAGACAAATACGTCGTATGTGTGAGTATTTTGATTACGAAGTAATTGCCTTAAAGCGAATCCGCATTATGAATATTTCGTTAGATGTACCAACTGGTAAATATCGTGAAATTTCGCAATCCGAAATGAATGAATTAAACCGCTTGATTAGTGAAAGTATTAAAACCGAAGAAGGAAGCTTGCCTAAAATAGCTAAAACTTCTGAACATAAAAATCAAGAACCAAGTAAAACTAGAAAAGAATTTAAAAAGAAATTCCCTGAACAACGCCCTTTGCGCAACGAGCGTAGAAATAGAAACAATTAA
- a CDS encoding alpha/beta fold hydrolase, with protein sequence MTFWKNIKYKLLTKGFGLYINSLHYLNAKFAANTAYTLFSVPRDGVLKSLPTFLSSSAMQKLNFNQYHIQTYEWYGTKETILLVHGWESNANRWQGVIQYLKKLDYRVIALDAPGQGLSSGKELNAVLYSKFVNEVCNHFKPQFIIGHSLGGMTMLYYLATYQPNFIKKAISLGAPNRFLRITENYKQLISLSNKSYQGFLNEFSKRFSMKPENFNSSSFIDSIKIPLGIIHDKTDTVVPYSDAVEIISKHNYIPLYTTENLGHSLYDEIVNQQIIHFLENNCFKS encoded by the coding sequence ATGACGTTTTGGAAAAACATAAAATATAAATTACTTACAAAAGGTTTTGGGTTATACATTAACTCCTTGCACTATTTAAACGCAAAATTTGCGGCAAATACTGCATATACCTTATTTTCTGTACCTCGTGATGGCGTTTTAAAATCGTTACCCACTTTTTTAAGTTCAAGCGCAATGCAAAAGCTCAACTTTAATCAATACCATATTCAAACATACGAATGGTACGGTACAAAAGAAACCATTTTACTTGTACATGGATGGGAAAGCAATGCTAACAGATGGCAAGGGGTAATTCAATATCTAAAAAAATTAGACTACCGCGTAATTGCACTCGATGCACCTGGCCAAGGTTTAAGCAGTGGTAAAGAATTAAATGCCGTATTGTACAGCAAATTTGTAAACGAGGTTTGCAATCATTTTAAACCACAATTTATAATAGGTCACAGTTTAGGCGGAATGACAATGCTGTACTACCTAGCAACCTACCAACCTAACTTTATTAAAAAAGCAATATCTTTAGGTGCTCCCAATCGCTTTTTACGTATCACCGAAAATTACAAGCAACTTATATCACTAAGTAACAAATCGTACCAAGGTTTTCTAAACGAATTTTCAAAACGTTTTTCTATGAAACCAGAAAATTTTAATAGCAGCTCATTTATCGATTCAATAAAAATACCATTAGGAATTATACACGATAAAACAGATACTGTGGTTCCATATTCCGATGCTGTTGAAATTATATCTAAACATAATTATATTCCCCTTTACACAACAGAAAACTTAGGACATAGTTTGTATGACGAAATCGTTAACCAACAAATTATACATTTTTTAGAAAACAACTGCTTTAAATCGTAA
- a CDS encoding zinc ribbon domain-containing protein — MAKKAETVEEKLRALYDLQLIDSRIDEIQNMRGELPLEVEDLKDEVAGLTIRLEKLTNEVESIEGQIKAKKNDIETHKAAIKKYTEQQKDVRNNREFNSLTKEIEFQTLEIELAEKHIKEFKASIEYKTNVIEQTSEKLELKKVHLHHKENELNGILVETEREEIALTEKSEEFASAIEDRLLNAYRRIRNSVKNRLAVVSIERGASAGSFFTIPPQVQVEIAARKKIMTDEHSGRILVDAALAAEEREKIDTIIKNLK; from the coding sequence ATGGCAAAGAAAGCAGAAACTGTTGAAGAAAAATTAAGAGCGTTATACGACTTACAATTGATTGATTCAAGAATAGACGAAATTCAAAACATGAGAGGTGAATTACCCCTTGAAGTAGAAGATTTAAAAGATGAAGTTGCCGGACTTACTATACGTTTGGAAAAACTTACAAACGAAGTTGAATCAATTGAAGGACAGATTAAAGCTAAGAAAAACGATATTGAAACGCATAAAGCTGCAATTAAAAAATACACAGAACAACAAAAAGACGTTCGTAACAACCGAGAATTCAACTCTTTAACTAAAGAAATTGAATTTCAAACGTTAGAAATTGAATTAGCTGAAAAACATATTAAAGAATTTAAAGCTTCAATTGAATACAAAACGAATGTTATTGAACAAACTTCTGAAAAGTTAGAGCTTAAAAAAGTACATTTACATCATAAAGAAAATGAATTAAATGGTATTTTAGTTGAAACTGAACGTGAAGAAATTGCATTAACTGAAAAATCTGAAGAATTTGCATCTGCAATTGAAGACCGTTTACTAAATGCTTATAGAAGAATACGAAACAGTGTTAAAAACCGTTTAGCTGTTGTTTCAATTGAACGTGGCGCTTCTGCTGGTTCATTCTTTACCATTCCACCGCAAGTTCAAGTTGAAATTGCTGCTCGTAAAAAAATTATGACAGACGAGCACAGTGGTAGAATTTTAGTTGATGCTGCTTTAGCTGCTGAAGAAAGAGAAAAAATTGATACAATTATCAAAAATTTAAAATAA
- a CDS encoding Nif3-like dinuclear metal center hexameric protein — protein MKVHQLIPILEEMAPTAFAEDFDNVGLLVGDKNSEITGILICHDALETVVNEAVEKNCNVIVCFHPILFSGIKKITGKNYVERAVIKAIKNDIAIYAVHTGLDNHKLGVNKILCNALGVTNTKILIPKQHFIYKLTTFVPKNNLTNVQKALFNAGAGAIGNYFDCSFTSAGVGSFTGNQDSNPVIGNKNVFTEVEETKLEVTFEKHLQNNILKALFESHPYEEVAYEITKLENNHQNIGLGMIGDLDTETNEKDFLIFAKNKLQTGGIRHSNFLNKKIKKVAVLGGSGSFAISAAKAQQADVLITADLKYHDFFQAENQILLVDVGHFESEMYVKNYIFDYLLKKIPNFAIILSSIKTNPVNYL, from the coding sequence GTGAAAGTACATCAACTTATCCCTATTTTAGAAGAAATGGCACCAACGGCTTTTGCCGAAGATTTTGACAACGTTGGATTACTTGTTGGCGATAAAAACTCTGAAATTACAGGAATTTTAATTTGTCATGATGCTTTAGAAACAGTTGTTAACGAAGCTGTTGAAAAAAACTGTAATGTAATTGTGTGTTTTCACCCTATTTTATTTTCAGGTATAAAAAAAATAACTGGTAAAAATTATGTAGAACGCGCAGTTATTAAAGCTATTAAAAATGACATTGCAATTTATGCAGTTCATACAGGTTTAGACAATCATAAATTGGGAGTTAACAAAATTTTGTGCAATGCTTTAGGGGTAACTAACACTAAAATATTAATTCCCAAACAACATTTTATATATAAACTAACCACTTTTGTACCTAAAAACAATCTAACGAACGTACAAAAAGCTTTATTTAATGCGGGTGCAGGTGCAATTGGCAATTATTTTGACTGTAGTTTTACATCAGCAGGCGTTGGATCGTTTACAGGCAATCAAGATAGTAATCCAGTTATAGGAAATAAAAATGTATTCACCGAAGTTGAAGAAACAAAACTTGAAGTTACTTTTGAAAAACACCTACAAAACAATATTTTAAAAGCATTGTTTGAAAGTCATCCGTATGAAGAAGTTGCTTATGAAATAACAAAACTTGAAAACAATCATCAAAATATTGGTTTAGGAATGATTGGCGATTTAGATACCGAAACTAATGAAAAAGATTTTTTAATTTTTGCTAAAAATAAATTACAAACAGGTGGTATACGTCATTCAAATTTTCTAAATAAAAAAATAAAAAAAGTAGCCGTTCTAGGTGGCTCAGGAAGTTTTGCAATTTCGGCAGCAAAAGCACAACAAGCCGATGTATTAATAACCGCCGATTTAAAATATCACGATTTTTTTCAAGCCGAAAATCAAATTTTATTAGTCGATGTTGGTCATTTTGAAAGTGAAATGTATGTAAAAAATTATATTTTTGATTATCTATTGAAAAAAATTCCTAACTTTGCAATTATTTTATCAAGCATTAAAACAAATCCGGTTAACTACCTATAA
- the lpxK gene encoding tetraacyldisaccharide 4'-kinase: protein MKDLRKILLPLSLIYAAITSLRNFFYDKGIKKSTAFNLPVIAVGNLSVGGTGKTPMVEYLVRLLSAERKLVVLSRGYKRKSKGFYLAKDTTTIEEIGDEPFQYHSKFKNINVAVNADRVEGVTKILEYLPNTETILLDDAFQHRKIKAGFYIMLTAYNDLFYNDLVLPAGNLRECKSGVKRANVVVVTKCPKNLSEQEMLQIKKKITIANDRIFFSTINYHHSVTNNDEEILISNLKNDFIAVAGIAKPEYFYAYLNCNKMDCLTFPDHHFFTEQDLKNIIKKANGRKIITTEKDYMRLQNHLPKNQLYYLPIEMLFLKEEQWFNEIFKKMV from the coding sequence ATGAAAGACCTCCGCAAAATATTATTACCGTTATCGTTGATTTATGCAGCTATAACAAGCTTGCGTAATTTTTTTTACGATAAAGGAATTAAAAAATCAACAGCTTTTAATTTACCTGTTATTGCTGTGGGAAACTTGTCGGTGGGCGGAACGGGTAAAACACCAATGGTTGAATATTTGGTGCGATTGCTATCTGCTGAAAGAAAATTAGTTGTTTTAAGTCGTGGTTATAAACGTAAAAGTAAAGGGTTTTATTTGGCTAAGGATACTACTACAATTGAAGAAATTGGAGATGAACCTTTTCAATATCATTCTAAATTTAAAAATATTAATGTAGCTGTGAATGCTGATAGGGTTGAAGGTGTAACTAAAATTTTAGAGTATTTGCCTAATACTGAAACTATTTTGTTAGATGATGCTTTTCAGCACCGAAAAATAAAAGCAGGTTTTTACATTATGCTTACCGCTTACAATGATTTGTTTTATAACGATTTGGTTTTGCCTGCGGGTAATTTGCGCGAATGTAAATCAGGGGTAAAAAGAGCCAATGTAGTAGTGGTTACTAAATGTCCTAAAAATTTGTCAGAGCAAGAAATGCTTCAAATAAAAAAGAAAATAACTATTGCTAATGATCGTATTTTCTTTTCTACAATTAATTACCATCATTCGGTTACAAATAATGATGAAGAAATTTTAATAAGCAATTTAAAAAATGATTTTATAGCCGTAGCTGGTATTGCAAAACCCGAATATTTTTATGCGTATTTAAATTGTAATAAAATGGATTGTTTAACTTTTCCTGATCACCATTTTTTTACTGAACAAGATTTAAAAAATATCATTAAAAAAGCAAACGGTCGTAAAATTATTACAACCGAAAAAGATTATATGCGTTTGCAAAATCATCTGCCTAAAAATCAATTGTATTATTTACCAATTGAAATGCTCTTTTTAAAAGAAGAACAATGGTTTAATGAAATTTTTAAAAAAATGGTCTAA
- a CDS encoding gliding motility-associated C-terminal domain-containing protein: protein MFKNLLLVVTLFVTQFVFSQKISLYKQFYGSYDYTMLGNTLNVQANGNANLCDILTSSSATLNIPGTKEIAAAYLYWSGVGNPKEADLNVKLNNIEVQAERTNFLAFSTDEKYAYFSAFADVTNIVKQFGETDYDLSDLDLRKHIAKYCGGNYVGWSITVVYKDENIENNLVAVYDGFENLGGNNPNINIVLDGFRITNAANSKISFLAWEGDATLASGEELRINNLIVSNALNPANNAFNCTNTYSNSTEMWNMDLDQYDLSSFVKVDDTVLDIKVTTAADVVLFNTIVLSVYSVFPDATIKANNFKNYCHTRTVDIDYTVGNYKGNHPLKAQTPIAFYINDELVGRDQTTQEITEGNDAIFSTTLNIPEKFGYRFDLEIRVDDTGNKKGIVYEIDEENNNTKLHVNLTKDCPIQKGVSANFDGSNDGFDLSIYAPDYLKIYNRYGKEVYKHGKGYTYQWVGQDNNGKDLPTGTYYYVFSTPFETITGYIYLIKEVK, encoded by the coding sequence ATGTTTAAAAATTTACTTTTAGTTGTAACTTTATTCGTTACTCAATTTGTGTTTTCACAAAAAATTTCTTTGTACAAGCAGTTTTACGGTAGTTATGATTATACAATGCTTGGTAATACCCTTAATGTTCAAGCAAACGGTAATGCTAATTTGTGCGATATTTTAACTTCATCATCTGCAACTTTAAATATTCCAGGTACAAAAGAAATTGCTGCAGCCTATTTGTATTGGTCTGGGGTTGGTAATCCTAAAGAAGCCGATTTAAATGTTAAGTTAAACAACATTGAGGTACAAGCAGAACGCACTAACTTTTTAGCTTTTAGTACTGATGAAAAATATGCGTACTTTTCTGCTTTTGCCGATGTAACAAATATTGTTAAACAATTTGGTGAAACCGATTATGATTTAAGCGATTTAGATTTAAGAAAGCACATAGCTAAATACTGTGGAGGAAATTACGTAGGTTGGTCTATTACTGTAGTTTACAAAGATGAAAATATTGAAAATAATTTGGTTGCTGTTTACGATGGATTTGAAAATTTAGGAGGCAATAATCCTAATATTAATATTGTATTAGACGGATTTAGAATTACCAATGCAGCAAATTCAAAAATATCGTTCTTAGCTTGGGAAGGTGATGCTACTTTAGCATCGGGCGAAGAGTTACGGATTAATAACTTAATAGTATCAAACGCCTTAAATCCTGCAAATAATGCTTTTAATTGTACTAATACGTATTCAAATTCTACTGAAATGTGGAATATGGATTTGGATCAATACGATTTAAGTTCATTTGTAAAAGTAGACGATACCGTTTTAGATATTAAAGTAACAACAGCTGCCGATGTTGTGCTTTTTAATACTATTGTGCTATCGGTTTACAGTGTTTTTCCCGACGCAACCATAAAAGCAAATAATTTTAAAAACTACTGCCATACACGAACAGTTGATATAGATTATACAGTTGGTAATTACAAAGGAAATCATCCTTTAAAAGCTCAAACGCCTATTGCATTTTATATTAACGATGAATTGGTAGGTCGTGATCAAACTACACAAGAAATAACAGAGGGCAATGATGCTATCTTCTCAACAACATTAAATATTCCTGAAAAATTTGGATACCGTTTTGATTTAGAAATTAGGGTAGACGATACAGGAAATAAAAAGGGTATAGTTTACGAAATTGATGAAGAGAATAATAACACCAAATTACACGTAAATTTAACAAAAGATTGCCCTATTCAAAAAGGTGTTTCTGCTAATTTTGATGGAAGCAACGATGGATTTGATTTAAGTATATATGCACCAGATTATCTTAAAATTTATAACAGATACGGGAAAGAAGTTTACAAACATGGTAAAGGATATACCTACCAATGGGTAGGGCAAGATAACAACGGTAAAGATTTGCCAACAGGCACTTATTATTACGTTTTTAGCACTCCTTTTGAAACTATAACCGGATATATTTATTTAATTAAAGAAGTAAAATAG
- a CDS encoding gliding motility-associated C-terminal domain-containing protein: MIKILQFLLIIFGLQGFGQPIKIFKQFTGPYDFLMIGNTMNSLPNGTNNSCTVLTQSNAKLTLQPNQKIIAAYLYWSGSGGLSQADLQVQLNGNEIKAERTFTAIGPSDLPFFGAFANVTNLVKATGSAIYTLSNFDLTNVIAPYCTSGSNYAGWSIFLVYEDAQLLNRVVSIYDGFQLVDNTGANVLITLNGLNVTNVTNAKVGFLAWEGDEDLAVAEELKINNKIISNAPLNPLNNAFNGTNSFTGLADLWNMDLDYYNVGNFLELGDTEISVQIKTQQDLVIINNIAVALNSLFADASMTIDDVEVMCDSRIIKVNYSVFNDKGNTRLLPSVPIAFYADKILLGTTSTKASLQPKETQKGFVMLTIPENIPNDFVLTAVIDDNGTGMGNLIEINENNNIATKKTKLIITPKLNKVNDLVLCDTNNNGFVVFDLLKISKEICNETNVLITFHESKKDALIGTNAIVEINKYQVNTFTENVIWVRAVNKLNGCTSFTSFKLTAQIKPFGTLNELLNICNYQNNPKAVNLNLVTVLLGKLYDYTHQVQLKFYETEFNATENLNEIKNTVNYQPPTFPFTIWVRVLGNDKLANNIIHFQVNNCVIPQELKLNESGLYDNLNLDIFKINELKIYNKHGNLIYEHGNGYTNQWNGQDKDNKPLPQGTYFYIFRNVFDTFSGKIQLIDKK, from the coding sequence ATGATAAAAATACTACAATTTTTACTAATTATTTTTGGTTTACAAGGTTTTGGGCAGCCTATTAAAATTTTTAAACAATTTACAGGTCCTTATGATTTTTTAATGATAGGGAATACCATGAACAGTTTACCAAATGGTACTAACAATTCATGTACGGTTTTAACCCAATCTAACGCAAAATTAACGTTACAACCTAATCAAAAAATAATTGCAGCTTACTTATACTGGTCTGGTTCGGGCGGTTTATCACAAGCCGATTTACAAGTGCAGTTAAACGGCAACGAAATTAAAGCCGAACGTACTTTTACAGCAATTGGGCCAAGTGATTTACCTTTTTTTGGCGCGTTTGCTAATGTTACAAATCTTGTAAAAGCTACAGGTTCTGCTATTTATACATTAAGTAATTTTGATTTAACAAATGTAATTGCACCGTATTGTACAAGCGGCAGTAATTATGCAGGTTGGTCTATTTTTCTTGTATATGAAGATGCTCAACTTTTAAACAGAGTAGTAAGTATTTACGATGGTTTTCAGCTTGTTGATAATACCGGAGCAAATGTTTTAATTACTTTAAACGGACTAAATGTTACTAATGTTACTAATGCTAAAGTTGGTTTTTTAGCATGGGAAGGCGATGAAGATTTAGCTGTTGCCGAAGAATTAAAAATCAACAATAAAATTATAAGTAATGCACCTTTAAACCCTTTAAATAATGCGTTTAACGGAACTAACAGTTTCACTGGTTTGGCAGATTTGTGGAACATGGATTTAGATTATTATAATGTTGGAAATTTTTTAGAACTTGGCGATACCGAAATTTCTGTTCAAATAAAAACCCAACAAGATTTAGTAATTATTAACAATATTGCTGTTGCCTTAAATAGTTTGTTTGCCGATGCAAGTATGACTATTGACGATGTTGAAGTGATGTGCGATAGCCGAATTATTAAAGTTAATTACTCTGTTTTTAATGATAAAGGTAATACACGCCTTTTACCAAGTGTACCTATTGCTTTTTATGCCGATAAAATATTGTTGGGAACAACATCTACCAAAGCAAGTCTACAGCCTAAAGAAACGCAAAAAGGATTTGTAATGCTTACAATACCAGAAAATATACCTAATGATTTTGTTTTAACAGCTGTTATAGATGACAACGGAACAGGTATGGGAAATCTTATTGAAATAAACGAAAATAATAATATTGCAACCAAAAAAACAAAGTTAATTATAACGCCAAAATTGAATAAAGTAAACGATTTAGTTTTATGCGATACAAACAATAATGGTTTTGTTGTTTTTGATTTACTAAAAATAAGCAAAGAAATTTGTAATGAAACAAATGTTTTAATTACGTTTCACGAATCTAAAAAAGACGCATTAATCGGCACAAATGCAATTGTAGAAATAAATAAATATCAAGTAAACACATTCACAGAAAATGTTATTTGGGTACGAGCTGTAAATAAGTTAAATGGTTGTACAAGTTTTACTTCTTTTAAACTAACTGCACAAATCAAACCTTTTGGTACATTAAATGAGCTTTTAAATATTTGTAATTACCAAAATAATCCCAAAGCTGTAAATTTAAATCTGGTTACTGTTTTGTTAGGTAAATTGTATGATTATACACACCAAGTGCAATTAAAATTTTATGAAACCGAGTTTAATGCCACTGAAAATTTAAACGAAATTAAAAATACCGTTAATTACCAACCACCTACTTTTCCATTTACTATTTGGGTTAGGGTTTTAGGGAATGATAAATTAGCAAATAATATTATACATTTTCAAGTAAATAATTGTGTTATTCCGCAAGAATTAAAACTAAACGAAAGTGGTTTGTACGATAACTTAAATTTGGATATTTTTAAAATAAACGAACTTAAAATTTACAATAAACACGGCAATTTAATTTATGAACACGGAAATGGTTATACCAATCAATGGAACGGTCAAGATAAAGACAACAAACCATTGCCGCAAGGTACATATTTTTACATTTTTAGAAATGTTTTTGATACTTTTTCAGGTAAAATACAATTGATTGATAAAAAATGA
- a CDS encoding PspC domain-containing protein codes for MNKTVTINIAGLVFHIDEDAFNKLDSYINAVRNSIQKESEDEIISDIEARIAELFSQRIDPQTGVIRMNNVDEIIDIMGKPEDYIIEDEPQNNIQFTTNTKGYKKMYRDSEKRILGGVCSGLAHYFNIDPVWMRIIFVLLFFLYGVSILVYFILWIIIPKAVTVADFLEMKGEPVNISNIEKQFREGVSTSYQKIKSTGNTAADTIKKIIGVCFVIFSSTALFGSFFIPVIFYSKPMNFANEFVNYNENVIGIPFWAIGLSLFLMCAVPFIILLLVGIKLLNSKLKHIGWVSAILGFIWLIATFIFAFVMINIEIEDDKIKDLLDDNFETKLSKTELVLKENDTLNIFFEKDQRIYSINDTIELGNKYSEVNDIDVDILESNTGKSYIEIEENFFNNNLLNIKKLGKFNIDIETNKNSNTLNYNYSIKSDTLVLSKTILITLNDFTEDSKVRIKVHITPDKTVKINGNDKEYFWNLNVENGKNYYKFNNNGELENTNQL; via the coding sequence ATGAATAAAACAGTTACAATAAATATAGCAGGACTTGTTTTTCATATTGATGAAGATGCATTTAACAAGTTAGATTCGTACATTAATGCTGTACGAAATTCAATACAAAAAGAAAGCGAAGACGAAATTATTTCGGATATTGAAGCACGTATAGCCGAACTTTTTTCGCAACGTATTGATCCGCAAACAGGCGTAATTCGTATGAACAACGTTGATGAAATAATTGATATTATGGGTAAACCCGAAGATTATATTATTGAAGACGAACCGCAAAACAATATACAATTTACAACAAATACAAAGGGTTATAAAAAAATGTATCGCGATAGCGAAAAACGTATTTTAGGTGGTGTTTGTTCGGGCTTGGCTCATTATTTTAACATTGACCCTGTTTGGATGCGCATAATATTTGTATTGCTATTCTTTTTATATGGTGTAAGTATTTTGGTTTATTTTATTTTGTGGATAATTATTCCAAAAGCTGTTACTGTTGCCGATTTTTTAGAAATGAAAGGCGAACCTGTAAACATTTCAAACATTGAAAAACAGTTTCGCGAAGGTGTTTCAACATCGTATCAAAAAATAAAATCTACAGGTAATACAGCAGCCGATACCATAAAAAAAATAATAGGCGTTTGTTTTGTTATTTTTAGTTCAACAGCTTTGTTTGGAAGTTTTTTTATACCCGTTATTTTTTATTCAAAACCCATGAATTTTGCAAACGAATTTGTTAATTATAACGAAAACGTTATTGGAATACCCTTTTGGGCCATAGGTTTAAGTTTGTTTTTAATGTGTGCTGTACCGTTTATTATACTTTTATTGGTAGGTATAAAATTATTAAATAGCAAATTAAAACACATAGGTTGGGTTTCGGCTATTCTTGGCTTTATATGGTTAATTGCAACATTTATTTTTGCTTTTGTTATGATTAATATAGAAATTGAAGATGATAAAATTAAAGATTTATTAGATGATAATTTTGAAACGAAACTATCAAAAACCGAATTGGTATTAAAAGAAAATGATACTTTGAATATCTTTTTTGAAAAAGACCAACGCATTTATTCTATAAACGATACCATTGAATTGGGCAATAAATACAGCGAAGTAAACGATATTGATGTTGATATACTTGAATCGAACACAGGTAAATCCTATATTGAAATTGAAGAAAACTTTTTTAACAATAATTTACTGAATATTAAAAAATTAGGTAAATTTAATATCGATATAGAAACAAATAAAAATAGTAATACTTTAAATTACAATTATTCAATAAAAAGTGATACCTTAGTACTTTCAAAAACAATTTTAATTACGTTAAACGATTTTACTGAAGACTCTAAAGTGCGCATTAAAGTACACATTACACCAGACAAAACAGTTAAAATTAACGGAAATGATAAAGAGTACTTTTGGAATTTAAACGTTGAAAACGGTAAAAATTATTACAAATTCAACAATAACGGTGAATTAGAAAACACAAATCAATTATAA
- a CDS encoding PadR family transcriptional regulator — MNIENTKAQMRKGILEFCILSVLKEKDCYTSEILDQLKTAKLLVVEGTVYPLLTRLKNDELLSYRWEESTSGPPRKYYRLTEQGNLFLNELQVTWKELSEAVNIITNKHSHE; from the coding sequence ATGAATATTGAAAACACAAAAGCGCAAATGCGGAAAGGAATTCTAGAATTTTGCATTTTATCTGTTCTAAAAGAAAAAGATTGTTATACATCAGAAATTTTAGATCAACTTAAAACCGCAAAATTATTAGTGGTAGAGGGAACTGTTTACCCTTTACTAACCCGCCTAAAAAACGACGAATTACTAAGTTATCGTTGGGAAGAATCAACATCTGGACCACCCAGAAAATATTACAGGCTAACCGAGCAAGGCAATTTATTTTTAAATGAATTACAAGTTACCTGGAAAGAATTAAGCGAAGCCGTTAATATAATTACAAACAAACACAGCCATGAATAA
- a CDS encoding DUF4442 domain-containing protein — protein MEFNTKNLNLYLLKNLPSAYFSGVRVSSISTASCEVKVKHKWFNQNPFKSMYFAVQNMGAELTTGVLVMKAIKDSKQKFSMLVLNQKSNFTKKATGLITFKCVEGLMIQEKIQMALNTKEGVAFWVRSEGFDETGDKVGTYDFEWTIKAK, from the coding sequence ATGGAATTTAATACCAAAAATTTAAACCTGTATTTACTTAAAAATTTGCCTTCGGCTTATTTTTCAGGCGTAAGAGTATCGTCAATATCTACCGCAAGTTGCGAAGTAAAAGTTAAACACAAATGGTTTAATCAAAATCCGTTTAAATCAATGTATTTTGCTGTTCAAAACATGGGTGCCGAACTTACAACCGGCGTTTTAGTTATGAAAGCTATTAAAGATAGTAAGCAAAAATTTTCAATGTTAGTGCTAAATCAAAAATCTAACTTTACAAAAAAGGCAACAGGTTTAATTACTTTTAAATGTGTAGAAGGCTTAATGATTCAAGAAAAAATTCAAATGGCTTTAAACACAAAAGAAGGGGTTGCATTTTGGGTGCGATCTGAAGGTTTTGATGAAACTGGAGATAAAGTAGGGACGTATGATTTTGAATGGACTATAAAAGCAAAATAA